From a single Pseudomonas serboccidentalis genomic region:
- a CDS encoding HPr family phosphocarrier protein: MPALEIEIINKLGLHARASAKFVGVAGQYPDCTIRVGRTPETTVDGKSIMAMMMLAAGKGTKIYLSTEGHQEQEALNALVALINNYFDEGG, from the coding sequence ATGCCTGCTCTGGAAATCGAAATCATCAATAAACTGGGTCTGCATGCCCGGGCGTCGGCCAAGTTCGTTGGCGTGGCGGGCCAGTATCCGGATTGCACGATCAGAGTGGGTCGCACGCCGGAGACCACGGTCGATGGCAAAAGCATCATGGCGATGATGATGCTCGCCGCCGGCAAGGGCACGAAGATCTATCTGAGTACCGAAGGCCATCAAGAACAGGAAGCGCTGAACGCGCTGGTGGCGTTGATCAACAACTATTTTGATGAAGGCGGTTGA
- a CDS encoding KdsC family phosphatase codes for MTSDLLQRGKAIKLAVFDVDGVLTDGRLYFLEDGSEFKTFNTLDGQGIKMLMNAGVETAIISGRKTPVVERRAKNLGIAHLFQGREDKLVVLDGLLQQLGLSYEQVAYLGDDLPDLPVIRRVGLGMAVANAADFVREHAHGVTRARGGEGAAREFCELILRAQGRLDAANAAYL; via the coding sequence ATGACAAGCGACCTGCTGCAGCGCGGCAAAGCGATCAAACTGGCGGTTTTCGACGTCGACGGCGTCCTCACCGACGGCCGCCTGTACTTCCTTGAAGACGGCAGCGAATTCAAGACGTTCAACACCCTCGACGGCCAAGGCATCAAGATGCTGATGAACGCCGGCGTCGAAACCGCCATCATCAGCGGTCGCAAGACGCCAGTGGTCGAGCGCCGGGCGAAGAACCTCGGGATCGCGCACCTGTTTCAGGGGCGCGAAGACAAATTGGTGGTTCTGGACGGTCTTCTGCAGCAACTGGGCCTAAGCTATGAACAGGTCGCCTATCTCGGTGACGACTTGCCTGACCTGCCGGTGATCCGCCGTGTAGGCCTCGGCATGGCCGTTGCCAATGCCGCCGACTTCGTGCGCGAGCACGCCCATGGCGTCACTCGGGCTCGCGGCGGCGAAGGCGCCGCCCGCGAATTCTGCGAATTGATCCTGCGCGCCCAGGGCCGCCTCGATGCGGCCAACGCCGCGTACCTGTGA
- the lptA gene encoding lipopolysaccharide transport periplasmic protein LptA: protein MRLVKTLPILLSLGAALGSVSAWALPNDQQQPIRIQADDAQLDDKNGIATYKGDVIITQGSMIVKGNTVTITRTPTGDIDVVTSVGNLAYFEQLQTQGDTKPVQGWGVTIQYHAAQNRVVLIDKAKVVDKDNNTTQGEKIVYDTVRKLASAGRATGNKVTEARPRIDMVIQPKKKTDEKAQ from the coding sequence ATGAGGCTCGTTAAAACCCTCCCTATTTTGCTCAGTCTGGGCGCAGCACTGGGAAGCGTGAGCGCCTGGGCTCTGCCGAACGATCAGCAGCAACCTATCCGCATTCAAGCCGACGACGCCCAACTGGACGACAAGAACGGCATTGCCACCTATAAGGGCGATGTGATCATCACTCAGGGTTCGATGATCGTTAAAGGCAACACGGTAACCATCACCCGCACCCCGACCGGTGACATCGACGTCGTGACGTCGGTGGGCAATCTTGCCTACTTCGAGCAGCTGCAAACCCAGGGCGACACCAAGCCTGTACAGGGCTGGGGCGTGACGATCCAGTACCACGCCGCGCAAAACCGCGTCGTACTGATCGACAAGGCCAAGGTTGTCGACAAGGACAACAACACCACTCAGGGCGAGAAAATCGTCTATGACACGGTGAGAAAACTGGCCAGCGCAGGCCGCGCTACCGGCAACAAGGTCACCGAGGCGCGTCCACGCATCGACATGGTGATCCAGCCGAAGAAGAAAACCGACGAGAAGGCCCAGTAA
- the ptsN gene encoding PTS IIA-like nitrogen regulatory protein PtsN, which translates to MIRLESILTPGRSLVNVPGGSKKKALEQIANLIHKEVPDLAMQDVFDALIAREKLGSTGFGNGIAIPHCRLKGCEAPISALMHLDAPIDFDAIDGAPVDLLFVLLVPEAATDAHLELLRQIASMLDRKDVREKLRSAPSNEALYQVVLSEQNGH; encoded by the coding sequence ATGATCCGACTTGAAAGTATCCTGACCCCCGGCCGTTCCCTGGTGAACGTGCCGGGCGGCAGTAAAAAGAAAGCCCTCGAACAGATTGCCAACCTCATCCATAAAGAAGTGCCGGATCTGGCCATGCAGGATGTCTTCGATGCGCTGATCGCCCGTGAGAAACTCGGCTCCACCGGTTTCGGCAACGGCATCGCCATTCCCCACTGTCGCCTCAAAGGCTGCGAAGCGCCTATCAGCGCGTTGATGCACCTTGATGCCCCCATCGATTTCGATGCCATCGACGGCGCACCGGTTGACCTGCTGTTTGTCCTGCTGGTCCCGGAAGCGGCTACCGATGCCCACCTCGAATTACTGCGCCAGATCGCCAGCATGCTCGATCGCAAGGACGTGCGCGAAAAACTGCGCAGCGCACCGAGCAACGAAGCCTTGTATCAGGTCGTCCTGAGCGAGCAAAACGGTCACTAA
- the lptB gene encoding LPS export ABC transporter ATP-binding protein gives MATLKAQHLAKAYKSRQVVRDVSLSIDSGQIVGLLGPNGAGKTTCFYMIVGLVQADQGRVLIDDLDVSHQPMHGRAKAGIGYLPQEASIFRKLSVADNIMAILETRTELDKAGRRKELESLLQEFHISHIRDNLGMSLSGGERRRVEIARALATAPKFILLDEPFAGVDPISVGDIKQIIHHLKAKGIGVLITDHNVRETLDICETAYIVNDGQLIAEGDAETILANDLVKEVYLGHEFRL, from the coding sequence ATGGCGACTCTGAAAGCCCAGCACCTGGCCAAGGCCTATAAAAGCCGCCAGGTCGTGCGTGACGTCAGCCTGTCGATCGACAGCGGCCAGATCGTCGGCCTGCTCGGCCCGAACGGTGCCGGCAAGACCACCTGCTTCTACATGATCGTCGGCCTGGTGCAGGCCGATCAGGGCCGCGTGCTGATCGATGATCTGGACGTCAGCCACCAGCCGATGCACGGCCGCGCCAAGGCCGGTATCGGCTATCTGCCGCAAGAAGCGTCGATCTTCCGCAAACTGTCGGTGGCCGACAACATCATGGCCATCCTCGAGACCCGCACGGAACTCGACAAGGCCGGTCGCCGCAAAGAGCTGGAAAGCCTGCTGCAGGAATTCCACATCAGCCACATCCGCGACAACCTGGGCATGAGCCTGTCCGGTGGTGAACGCCGCCGCGTGGAAATCGCCCGCGCCCTGGCTACCGCACCGAAGTTCATCCTGCTCGACGAACCGTTCGCCGGTGTCGACCCGATCTCCGTCGGCGACATCAAGCAGATCATCCACCACCTCAAGGCCAAGGGCATCGGCGTACTAATCACCGACCACAACGTCCGCGAGACCCTGGATATCTGCGAAACCGCGTACATCGTCAACGACGGTCAACTGATCGCCGAAGGCGACGCCGAGACCATCCTGGCCAACGACCTGGTCAAGGAAGTGTACCTGGGCCACGAGTTCCGCCTCTAA
- a CDS encoding ATP-binding cassette domain-containing protein — protein MSADNAYAVELKGVSFKRGARSIFNNVDIRIPRGKVTGIMGPSGCGKTTLLRLMGAQLRPSSGEVWVNGQNLPTLSRSDLFDARKHMGVLFQSGALFTDLDVFENVAFPLRVHTQLPDEMIRDIVLLKLQAVGLRGAIELMPDELSGGMKRRVALARAIALDPQILMYDEPFVGQDPIAMGVLVRLIRLLNDALGITSIVVSHDLAETASIADYIYVVGDGQVLGQGTPDELMNSDEPRIRQFMTGNPDGPVPYHFPATDYRADLLGKR, from the coding sequence ATGAGTGCCGATAACGCCTACGCGGTCGAGCTGAAGGGAGTCTCCTTCAAGCGCGGTGCGCGCAGCATTTTCAATAACGTCGATATTCGCATCCCGCGCGGCAAGGTTACCGGCATCATGGGGCCTTCCGGGTGTGGCAAGACCACGCTGCTGCGTTTGATGGGGGCGCAATTGCGTCCTTCCAGCGGCGAAGTCTGGGTCAACGGTCAGAACCTGCCGACGCTGTCGCGCAGTGATCTGTTCGATGCGCGAAAGCACATGGGCGTGCTGTTTCAGAGTGGCGCGCTGTTCACCGATCTCGATGTCTTCGAGAACGTCGCTTTCCCTCTGCGTGTTCATACCCAATTGCCGGATGAGATGATCCGCGACATCGTCCTGCTCAAATTGCAGGCGGTCGGTCTACGCGGCGCGATCGAGCTGATGCCCGACGAGCTGTCGGGGGGCATGAAGCGTCGTGTCGCCCTGGCCCGTGCGATTGCTCTCGACCCGCAGATCCTCATGTATGACGAACCGTTCGTCGGTCAGGATCCGATCGCCATGGGCGTATTGGTCCGCCTGATCCGTTTGCTCAATGATGCGCTGGGTATCACCAGTATCGTGGTCTCTCACGACTTGGCCGAAACCGCGAGCATCGCTGACTACATCTATGTAGTGGGTGATGGTCAGGTGTTGGGGCAGGGCACGCCGGACGAGTTGATGAATTCGGATGAGCCGCGTATCCGCCAGTTCATGACCGGCAACCCCGATGGCCCGGTGCCGTACCATTTTCCAGCGACGGATTACCGCGCAGATCTTCTGGGGAAGCGCTGA
- a CDS encoding MlaC/ttg2D family ABC transporter substrate-binding protein — translation MISTLRRGLLVLLAALPLLANAAPGQSAHDLIQDTTNRMLADLSANKEKYKQDPQDFYTALNTIVGPVVDAEGISKSIMTVKYSRKATPAQMQRFQENFKKGLFQFYGNALLEYNNQGITVDPAKDESGDRTSVNMTVKGSNGAIYPVQYTLEKISGEWKLRNVIINGINIGKLFRDQFADAMQRNGNDLDKTINNWAGEVAKAKESTEQKPAQ, via the coding sequence ATGATCTCTACCTTGCGACGTGGCCTGTTGGTGTTGCTCGCGGCACTGCCGTTGCTGGCCAACGCTGCGCCCGGACAGTCGGCGCACGATCTGATTCAGGACACCACGAACCGGATGCTGGCCGACTTGTCGGCCAACAAAGAGAAGTACAAACAGGATCCACAGGATTTCTACACGGCGTTGAATACCATCGTCGGTCCGGTGGTGGACGCTGAAGGCATTTCCAAAAGCATCATGACGGTCAAGTATTCGCGCAAGGCCACGCCTGCGCAGATGCAGCGCTTTCAGGAAAACTTCAAGAAAGGCCTGTTCCAGTTCTACGGCAACGCCTTGCTCGAGTACAACAACCAGGGCATCACGGTTGATCCTGCCAAGGACGAGTCGGGCGACCGCACCAGCGTCAACATGACCGTCAAGGGCAGCAACGGCGCGATCTATCCGGTGCAGTACACGCTCGAGAAGATCAGTGGCGAGTGGAAACTGCGTAACGTGATCATCAACGGCATCAACATCGGCAAGCTGTTCCGTGACCAGTTCGCCGACGCGATGCAGCGCAACGGCAACGATCTGGACAAGACCATCAACAATTGGGCGGGTGAGGTGGCCAAGGCCAAGGAATCCACCGAACAGAAGCCAGCGCAATGA
- the mlaE gene encoding lipid asymmetry maintenance ABC transporter permease subunit MlaE, which yields MRRISLIERVRRFGESAIDSIAVFGRATLFLFHTLLGRGGIGGGFGLLVKQLHSVGVMSLVIIVVSGIFIGMVLALQGFNILSSYGSEQAVGQMVALTLLRELGPVVTALLFAGRAGSALTAEIGNMKSTEQLSSLEMIGVDPLKYIIAPRLWAGFISLPVLAMIFSVVGIWGGSWVAVDWLGVYEGSYWANMQNSVNFTSDVLNGVIKSIVFAFVVTWIAVFQGYDCEPTSEGISRATTKTVVFASLAVLGLDFILTALMFGDF from the coding sequence ATGCGCAGAATTTCATTGATAGAACGCGTGCGCCGCTTCGGCGAGTCCGCGATCGACTCCATCGCGGTTTTCGGTCGTGCGACGTTGTTCCTGTTTCACACCTTGCTCGGACGCGGCGGTATCGGTGGCGGGTTTGGCCTGTTGGTCAAGCAGTTGCATTCGGTTGGCGTGATGTCATTGGTGATCATCGTCGTGTCCGGGATTTTCATCGGCATGGTGCTGGCGCTGCAGGGTTTCAATATTCTGTCGAGCTATGGCTCCGAACAGGCAGTGGGGCAGATGGTCGCCCTGACGTTGCTGCGTGAACTCGGGCCGGTAGTGACAGCGCTGCTGTTTGCCGGGCGTGCCGGTTCCGCGCTGACCGCCGAAATCGGCAACATGAAGTCCACCGAACAGCTTTCCAGCCTGGAAATGATCGGTGTCGACCCGCTCAAATACATTATTGCCCCGCGTCTGTGGGCCGGTTTCATTTCCCTGCCAGTGCTGGCGATGATTTTCAGCGTGGTCGGTATCTGGGGCGGTTCGTGGGTGGCTGTCGACTGGCTTGGAGTGTATGAAGGCTCCTACTGGGCGAACATGCAAAACAGCGTGAACTTCACCAGCGATGTGCTCAACGGCGTCATCAAAAGTATCGTTTTCGCTTTCGTCGTGACCTGGATCGCCGTATTTCAAGGCTATGACTGTGAGCCCACTTCCGAGGGCATCAGTCGCGCCACCACCAAGACCGTGGTATTCGCCTCGCTGGCGGTACTGGGTCTGGACTTTATTCTGACCGCTTTGATGTTTGGAGATTTCTGA
- the hpf gene encoding ribosome hibernation-promoting factor, HPF/YfiA family, which translates to MQVNISGHQLEVTEPLRTYINEKLERLERHFDKITNVQVTMCVEKLKQKIEATLHIPGSEVVANAEDTDMYAAIDSLTDKLDRQLKKHKEKTQSLLQGATGR; encoded by the coding sequence ATGCAAGTCAACATCAGTGGACACCAACTGGAAGTGACCGAACCTCTGCGCACCTACATCAACGAGAAACTCGAACGATTGGAGCGCCATTTCGACAAGATCACCAACGTGCAAGTCACGATGTGCGTCGAAAAGCTGAAGCAGAAAATCGAAGCCACCTTGCATATTCCCGGCAGCGAAGTGGTCGCCAACGCAGAAGATACCGACATGTATGCTGCGATCGACTCATTGACCGACAAGCTGGATCGCCAACTCAAAAAGCATAAGGAAAAGACCCAGAGCCTCCTCCAGGGCGCAACCGGTCGTTAA
- a CDS encoding RNA polymerase factor sigma-54, translating to MKPSLVLRMGQQLTMTPQLQQAIRLLQLSTLDLQQEIQEALESNPMLERQEEGDDFDNSDPLADNAEQKTNTEIQEPSYQETAPTVDNLEDGEWNERIPNELPVDTAWEDVYQTSASSLPSSDDDEWDFTTRTSAGESLQSHLLWQLNLAPMSDTDRLIAVTLIDCINNQGYLDETLEEILDAFDPELDIELDEIEAVLHRIQQFEPAGIGARNLGECLLLQLRQLPAKTPWLNEAKRLVSDYIDLLGSRDYSQLMRRMKLKEDELRQVIELVQSLNPRPGSQIESSEAEYVVPDVIVRKDNERWLVELNQESVPRLRVNAQYAGFVRRADTSADNTFMRNQLQEARWFIKSLQSRNETLMKVATQIVEHQRGFLEYGDEAMKPLVLHDIAEAVGMHESTISRVTTQKFMHTPRGIYELKYFFSSHVSTSEGGECSSTAIRAIIKKLVAAENQKKPLSDSKIAGLLEAQGIQVARRTVAKYRESLGIAPSSERKRLM from the coding sequence ATGAAACCATCGCTAGTCTTGAGAATGGGCCAGCAGCTGACGATGACACCGCAGCTGCAACAGGCCATCCGCCTGCTCCAATTGTCCACCCTGGACCTGCAACAGGAAATCCAGGAGGCCCTGGAATCCAACCCGATGCTCGAACGCCAGGAAGAAGGCGACGACTTCGACAACTCCGATCCTTTGGCCGACAACGCCGAACAAAAAACCAACACCGAGATTCAGGAACCCTCCTATCAGGAAACCGCCCCGACGGTGGACAACCTGGAGGACGGCGAATGGAACGAGCGCATCCCTAACGAATTGCCCGTCGATACCGCCTGGGAAGACGTTTACCAGACCAGCGCGAGCAGCCTGCCCAGCAGCGATGACGACGAGTGGGATTTCACCACCCGCACCTCTGCCGGGGAAAGCCTGCAAAGCCATCTGTTGTGGCAATTGAACCTGGCGCCGATGTCCGACACCGATCGCCTGATCGCCGTGACCCTGATCGACTGCATCAACAATCAGGGCTACCTCGACGAAACCCTCGAAGAAATTCTCGACGCCTTTGATCCGGAGCTCGATATCGAGCTGGACGAGATCGAAGCCGTCCTTCACCGCATCCAGCAGTTCGAACCGGCCGGTATCGGCGCGCGCAACCTCGGTGAGTGCCTGCTGCTGCAATTGCGTCAGCTGCCGGCCAAGACCCCGTGGCTGAACGAAGCCAAGCGTCTGGTCAGCGATTACATCGATCTGCTTGGCAGCCGCGACTACAGCCAACTGATGCGGCGCATGAAGCTCAAGGAAGATGAACTGCGCCAGGTCATCGAACTGGTGCAGAGCCTCAATCCGCGCCCGGGTTCGCAGATCGAATCGAGCGAAGCCGAGTACGTGGTGCCCGACGTCATCGTGCGCAAGGACAACGAACGCTGGCTGGTCGAGCTGAACCAGGAATCGGTGCCCCGCCTGCGGGTCAACGCCCAGTACGCCGGGTTCGTGCGTCGTGCCGACACCAGCGCCGACAACACCTTCATGCGCAATCAGTTGCAGGAGGCGCGCTGGTTCATCAAGAGCCTGCAAAGCCGCAATGAAACCCTGATGAAAGTCGCCACACAGATCGTCGAGCACCAACGCGGCTTCCTGGAGTACGGTGACGAAGCGATGAAACCGTTGGTCCTGCACGACATCGCCGAAGCGGTCGGCATGCATGAATCGACGATTTCCCGGGTCACGACCCAGAAATTCATGCATACCCCACGCGGTATTTATGAACTGAAATACTTTTTCTCCAGCCACGTCAGCACCTCCGAAGGCGGCGAATGCTCGTCCACGGCGATCCGCGCGATCATCAAAAAACTGGTTGCAGCGGAAAATCAGAAAAAGCCGTTGAGTGACAGCAAGATCGCTGGTTTACTGGAGGCACAAGGCATTCAGGTGGCTCGCCGCACCGTCGCCAAGTACCGCGAATCCCTCGGGATCGCGCCTTCGAGCGAACGCAAGCGGTTGATGTAA
- the mlaD gene encoding outer membrane lipid asymmetry maintenance protein MlaD, with protein sequence MQNRTLEIGVGLFLLAGILALLLLALRVSGLSPTSTTDTYKLYAYFDNIAGLTVRAKVTMAGVTIGKVTAIDLDRDSFTGRVTLQVDKKVDNLPTDSTASILTAGLLGEKYIGISVGGEDTRLKDGGTIHDTQSSLVLEDLIGKFLLNTVSKDAK encoded by the coding sequence ATGCAAAACCGCACCCTGGAAATCGGTGTCGGCCTGTTCCTGCTGGCAGGGATCCTGGCTTTGTTGCTGCTTGCTCTGCGGGTCAGTGGCCTGTCTCCGACTTCGACTACCGACACGTATAAACTTTATGCCTACTTCGACAATATCGCCGGTTTGACGGTCAGAGCCAAAGTGACCATGGCCGGTGTGACCATCGGCAAGGTCACGGCCATCGATCTGGATCGCGACAGCTTCACCGGTCGGGTAACCCTGCAAGTGGATAAAAAGGTCGACAATCTGCCGACCGACTCCACTGCGTCTATCCTGACCGCTGGCCTGTTGGGCGAGAAGTACATCGGTATCAGTGTGGGCGGCGAAGATACCCGCCTGAAGGATGGGGGAACCATCCACGACACCCAATCGTCTCTGGTACTGGAAGACCTGATCGGTAAATTCCTGCTCAATACCGTTAGCAAAGACGCCAAATGA
- the rapZ gene encoding RNase adapter RapZ: MRLIIVSGRSGSGKSTALNVLEDNGYYCIDNLPAGLLPELAERALIHTELAQPLVAVSIDARNLPSHLSRFPELLEEVRSRHIQCDVVYLDADEETLLKRFSETRRRHPLSTANRSLAEAIQDETALLGPIADLADLKVNTTNLNLYQLRDTIKLRLLNQPEPGTAFLVESFGFKRGMPVDADLVFDVRCLPNPYWKPELRAQSGLDAPVAEYLAAQPEVEEMYQDIFGYLNKWLPRFAASNRAYVTIAIGCTGGHHRSVYLTERLGQALQKTLKNVQVRHRDLT, from the coding sequence ATGCGTTTGATCATCGTCAGCGGCCGCTCTGGGTCGGGTAAAAGCACCGCATTGAATGTCCTTGAGGACAACGGTTACTACTGCATTGACAATCTGCCGGCCGGCCTGCTGCCGGAACTGGCCGAACGCGCCCTGATTCACACCGAGCTGGCCCAGCCGCTGGTGGCCGTCTCGATCGATGCCCGCAACCTGCCAAGTCACCTGTCGCGCTTCCCCGAGCTGCTGGAAGAAGTCCGTAGCCGCCACATCCAGTGCGATGTGGTCTATCTGGATGCCGATGAGGAAACCCTGCTCAAGCGCTTCTCGGAAACCCGTCGGCGCCATCCTTTGAGCACCGCCAATCGCTCGCTGGCCGAAGCCATTCAGGACGAGACAGCCCTGCTCGGCCCGATCGCCGACCTGGCCGACCTCAAGGTCAACACCACCAATCTGAACCTGTACCAGTTGCGCGACACCATCAAGCTGCGCCTGCTGAACCAGCCAGAGCCAGGCACTGCCTTTCTGGTCGAGTCGTTCGGCTTCAAGCGTGGCATGCCGGTGGATGCGGACCTGGTGTTCGACGTACGCTGCCTGCCCAACCCGTACTGGAAGCCGGAACTTCGCGCGCAATCAGGTCTCGATGCACCGGTCGCCGAGTATCTGGCGGCGCAACCGGAAGTCGAAGAGATGTATCAGGATATCTTCGGCTATCTGAATAAATGGCTGCCGCGCTTCGCCGCGAGCAACCGCGCCTATGTCACCATTGCCATTGGCTGCACCGGCGGGCATCACCGCTCCGTTTACCTGACCGAACGCCTGGGTCAGGCCCTGCAGAAAACCCTGAAGAACGTCCAGGTTCGCCACCGCGACCTCACTTAA
- a CDS encoding STAS domain-containing protein, whose amino-acid sequence MNEAAVRMSDVDELLLSGVLDYRTGPDLRKEGQALIKSSKAASLVIDCSAVKKSSSVGLSLLLCFMRDAQAAGKAVSIRAMPEDMREIAQVSELTELLAHP is encoded by the coding sequence ATGAATGAGGCGGCAGTTCGTATGAGTGATGTCGACGAGCTATTGCTCAGCGGAGTGCTGGACTATCGCACCGGTCCCGATCTGCGCAAGGAAGGCCAGGCGCTGATCAAGTCCAGCAAGGCGGCATCGCTGGTGATCGATTGCTCGGCAGTTAAGAAGTCCAGCAGCGTCGGCTTGTCCTTGCTGCTGTGCTTCATGCGCGATGCCCAGGCGGCCGGCAAGGCTGTCAGCATCCGCGCGATGCCGGAAGACATGCGCGAAATCGCTCAGGTCAGTGAACTGACCGAGTTGCTGGCGCACCCCTGA
- the lptC gene encoding LPS export ABC transporter periplasmic protein LptC encodes MFSKKFRNFLLFGCIAAMFAAVGYWNISPERFLDKPPVKVEDTAIDWYATNTHTLQYLPDGKLQYEMTSDKAEHLKATDVTLVTKPDLNMFRGTEFPWHVTSERGEVNPDGTQVELIDSVRIKRTDEKNRDTLITSTRMTVFPQQQYAQTEQPVRIDGAGGVSTGVGMKAYLKESRIHLQSNVRGQYEAR; translated from the coding sequence ATGTTTAGCAAAAAATTTCGCAACTTCCTGCTGTTCGGCTGTATCGCCGCCATGTTTGCGGCGGTCGGCTACTGGAACATCAGCCCTGAGCGTTTCCTCGACAAACCTCCGGTCAAGGTCGAAGACACTGCCATCGACTGGTACGCCACCAACACGCATACCCTGCAATACCTTCCGGATGGCAAGCTGCAATACGAAATGACCTCCGACAAGGCCGAGCACCTGAAAGCGACGGATGTGACCCTGGTCACCAAGCCTGACCTGAACATGTTCCGCGGCACCGAATTCCCGTGGCACGTGACCAGCGAGCGCGGCGAAGTGAACCCTGACGGAACTCAGGTAGAACTGATCGACTCGGTACGTATCAAGCGCACCGATGAAAAGAACCGCGACACCCTGATCACCAGCACACGCATGACGGTGTTCCCTCAGCAGCAATATGCGCAGACCGAGCAACCCGTTAGAATTGACGGCGCTGGCGGTGTATCGACTGGCGTGGGAATGAAGGCGTATTTGAAGGAAAGCAGGATACACCTGCAATCGAACGTAAGAGGACAGTATGAGGCTCGTTAA
- a CDS encoding KpsF/GutQ family sugar-phosphate isomerase has product MSQSSDLIQSAQRTIRLEVEAVQGLLPHIDADFVRACEMILASKGRVVVVGMGKSGHVGNKIAATLASTGTPAFFVHPAEASHGDMGMITRDDVILALSNSGSTNEIVTLLPLIKRLGIQLISLTGNPQSPLAKAAEVNLNVHVEHEACPLNLAPTSSTTAALVMGDALAVALLEARGFTAEDFAFSHPGGALGRRLLLKVENVMHAGQELPQVQRGTLLKDALMEMTRKGLGMTAILEADGKLAGIFTDGDLRRTLDRSIDIRSATIDQVMTAHGKTARPEMLAAEALKIMEDHRINALVVVDEEDRPIGAFNLSDLLRAGVM; this is encoded by the coding sequence ATGAGCCAATCCAGCGACCTGATTCAATCGGCACAACGCACCATCCGCCTCGAAGTGGAAGCCGTACAAGGCTTGTTGCCCCATATCGACGCCGATTTCGTACGCGCTTGCGAGATGATTCTGGCCAGCAAAGGCCGTGTGGTCGTGGTCGGCATGGGCAAGTCCGGGCACGTCGGCAACAAGATCGCTGCGACCCTGGCCAGCACCGGCACCCCGGCGTTTTTCGTCCATCCGGCCGAAGCCAGCCATGGCGACATGGGCATGATCACCCGCGACGATGTGATCCTCGCCCTGTCCAACTCGGGCTCGACCAACGAAATCGTCACCCTGCTGCCATTGATCAAGCGCCTGGGCATCCAGTTGATCAGCTTGACCGGCAATCCTCAGTCGCCGCTGGCCAAGGCCGCCGAAGTCAACCTCAACGTGCATGTCGAGCATGAAGCCTGCCCGCTGAACCTGGCACCGACCTCCTCGACCACCGCCGCGCTGGTCATGGGCGACGCCCTGGCGGTAGCGCTGCTGGAAGCCCGGGGTTTCACCGCTGAAGATTTCGCCTTTTCCCACCCGGGCGGTGCACTGGGTCGACGCCTGCTGCTGAAAGTGGAAAACGTCATGCACGCCGGTCAGGAGCTGCCGCAAGTACAGCGCGGCACCCTGCTCAAGGATGCGCTCATGGAAATGACCCGCAAGGGCCTGGGCATGACCGCGATTCTTGAAGCCGACGGCAAACTGGCCGGGATCTTCACCGATGGCGACTTGCGTCGCACGCTGGATCGCAGCATCGACATCCGCAGCGCCACCATCGACCAGGTCATGACCGCGCACGGCAAAACCGCACGCCCCGAGATGCTCGCCGCCGAAGCGCTGAAAATCATGGAAGACCACCGAATCAACGCACTGGTTGTCGTGGACGAAGAAGATCGCCCGATCGGCGCCTTCAACCTCTCCGATCTGCTGCGTGCAGGAGTGATGTAA